One part of the Cyanobacteriota bacterium genome encodes these proteins:
- the leuS gene encoding leucine--tRNA ligase yields MAESRYNPAEIEAKWQQIWAEQGLDRTPDADDRPKFYALSMFPYPSGNLHMGHVRNYTITDVIARVKRMQGYRVLHPMGWDAFGLPAENAAIDRGVHPAKWTYQNIAQMRSELKQLGLSYDWERELATCSPDYYRWTQWIFLQFFQAGLAYQKEAAVNWDPVDQTVLANEQVDSEGRSWRSGALVERRLLRQWFFKITDYAEQLLADLDKLEGWPERVKTMQANWIGKSTGAYLEFPIVDSEAAIGVFTTRPDTVYGVTYVVLAPEHPLTLQVTTPAQRAVVEAFIQEVGAESETDRTAEDKPKRGVPTGGMAINPFTGEPIPIWIADYVLVEYGTGAVMGVPAHDQRDFEFATRNQLPIKTVIIPEGGDPKAVLQAAYTEPGIMVNSGQFDGMTSVAGKSAIVAYAEQQGFGKERVQYRLRDWLISRQRYWGVPIPVIHCPTCGIVPVPDDQLPVLLPEDVELSGRGASPLAKLESWVNVPCPSCGTPARRETDTMDTFVDSSWYFLRFTDARNSSQAFDPRQTNDWMPVDQYVGGIEHAILHLLYSRFFTKVLRDRGLLNFDEPFLRLLTQGMVQGLTYMNPNKSGKDKWIPSHKVDPNDPKDPDTGEPLIVSFQTMSKSKYNGVAPQTVLEKYGADTTRMFVLFKAPPEKDLEWDEADVEGQFRFLNRVWRLVTEFVEEILPSSPCSGQRDRDDGQMSSDDRQMTKDEKDLRRAIHTAIKEITIDLRECQFNTSISELMKLSNALADAPCKNSPVYAEGIRALVLLLAPFAPHIADDLWQQLGNPDSVHRQAWLSYDPAALVADEITLVIQVMGKTRGTIQVPATATKEELEQYARESEVGQKYLEGKDVKKTIVVPGKLVNFVLG; encoded by the coding sequence GTGGCAGAGTCGCGTTATAACCCAGCAGAGATTGAGGCAAAGTGGCAGCAGATATGGGCAGAGCAAGGATTAGACCGTACCCCCGATGCTGACGATCGTCCTAAATTTTATGCCCTGTCAATGTTTCCCTATCCCTCCGGCAACCTGCACATGGGCCATGTCCGCAACTACACCATTACGGATGTGATTGCCCGTGTCAAGCGAATGCAGGGGTATCGTGTGTTACATCCCATGGGTTGGGATGCCTTTGGCCTGCCTGCGGAGAATGCTGCTATTGATCGCGGTGTGCATCCTGCCAAGTGGACTTACCAAAACATTGCCCAGATGCGGAGCGAACTGAAGCAATTGGGACTTTCCTACGACTGGGAGCGGGAACTGGCAACCTGTTCGCCAGACTATTACCGTTGGACGCAGTGGATTTTTCTGCAATTTTTCCAGGCAGGATTGGCCTACCAGAAGGAGGCTGCTGTTAACTGGGATCCCGTTGATCAGACAGTGCTAGCCAATGAACAGGTAGACAGCGAGGGACGATCGTGGCGTTCTGGTGCCTTAGTGGAGCGTCGCCTGTTGCGCCAGTGGTTTTTCAAAATCACTGACTATGCAGAGCAGTTATTGGCAGATTTAGACAAGCTCGAAGGCTGGCCCGAACGAGTGAAAACCATGCAAGCAAACTGGATTGGCAAATCCACTGGGGCATACCTAGAGTTTCCCATTGTTGACTCTGAGGCTGCGATCGGCGTGTTTACAACTCGTCCAGATACTGTCTATGGGGTCACCTATGTGGTGCTAGCACCTGAACATCCCCTGACCCTGCAAGTCACGACACCAGCTCAACGGGCAGTGGTAGAAGCATTCATCCAAGAGGTGGGGGCAGAGAGTGAGACCGATCGTACCGCTGAAGACAAACCCAAGCGCGGTGTGCCTACTGGGGGCATGGCCATCAATCCCTTTACAGGGGAACCAATCCCCATCTGGATTGCCGACTATGTATTGGTGGAATACGGCACTGGTGCAGTCATGGGGGTACCTGCCCACGACCAGCGAGATTTTGAATTTGCCACTCGCAACCAGTTGCCCATCAAGACCGTGATTATTCCCGAAGGCGGTGATCCCAAGGCTGTCTTGCAAGCTGCCTACACTGAACCGGGGATCATGGTGAATTCGGGACAGTTTGATGGCATGACCTCGGTGGCAGGTAAGTCAGCGATCGTTGCCTATGCCGAACAACAGGGCTTTGGTAAGGAGCGGGTGCAATATCGCCTGCGAGACTGGTTGATTTCTCGGCAGCGCTACTGGGGTGTGCCGATTCCGGTCATCCATTGCCCTACCTGTGGCATCGTCCCTGTTCCCGATGACCAGTTGCCTGTATTGTTACCAGAGGATGTGGAGCTGTCAGGGCGCGGAGCCTCACCCCTGGCAAAGCTAGAGTCTTGGGTGAATGTGCCATGCCCTAGCTGTGGCACTCCTGCCCGCCGGGAGACTGATACCATGGACACCTTTGTAGACTCCTCCTGGTATTTTTTGCGGTTTACCGATGCTCGTAATAGTTCTCAGGCGTTTGATCCTCGCCAGACTAACGACTGGATGCCCGTGGATCAGTATGTAGGCGGCATTGAACATGCTATTCTGCACCTGCTCTATTCCCGCTTCTTTACCAAGGTGTTGCGCGATCGGGGCTTGCTGAACTTTGACGAGCCATTCCTGCGCCTGCTCACCCAAGGCATGGTGCAGGGCTTAACCTATATGAACCCCAACAAGAGCGGTAAGGACAAGTGGATCCCTTCCCACAAGGTTGATCCCAACGATCCTAAAGATCCTGATACGGGGGAACCCCTAATCGTTTCTTTCCAAACCATGTCTAAGTCTAAATACAATGGCGTGGCTCCCCAGACTGTCTTAGAGAAGTATGGAGCCGACACCACTCGCATGTTCGTGCTATTTAAAGCGCCACCAGAAAAGGATCTAGAGTGGGATGAGGCCGATGTAGAGGGACAGTTCCGTTTCCTTAACCGTGTCTGGCGTTTAGTTACAGAATTCGTAGAGGAAATATTGCCCTCATCCCCCTGTTCTGGGCAAAGGGATAGAGATGATGGACAGATGAGCAGTGATGACAGGCAGATGACAAAGGACGAAAAAGACCTACGTCGCGCCATCCACACGGCCATCAAGGAAATCACGATTGATCTGAGAGAGTGCCAGTTCAACACGTCTATTTCTGAGTTGATGAAGCTGAGCAATGCCTTAGCAGATGCTCCCTGCAAAAACTCGCCTGTGTACGCTGAGGGTATTCGCGCCCTTGTGTTGCTGTTAGCTCCATTTGCCCCTCACATTGCCGATGACCTATGGCAGCAGTTGGGCAACCCTGACTCAGTTCACCGGCAAGCTTGGTTAAGCTACGACCCCGCTGCCCTTGTGGCTGATGAAATTACTCTAGTCATCCAAGTTATGGGTAAAACCCGTGGCACCATTCAAGTGCCTGCTACAGCCACTAAGGAAGAACTGGAGCAGTATGCCCGTGAGTCTGAGGT
- a CDS encoding esterase: protein MPLHTIYLHGFASSPNSTKARYLADCFAQAGLPLTVPDLNQGDFSHLTLTRQIQQVEALLTDEPTIL, encoded by the coding sequence TTGCCCTTGCATACCATCTATCTTCATGGCTTTGCCTCTAGCCCCAATTCCACAAAGGCACGCTACTTAGCAGACTGCTTTGCCCAAGCAGGGCTGCCCTTGACAGTTCCCGACCTCAATCAAGGGGACTTTAGCCACCTGACCCTGACACGGCAAATTCAGCAGGTGGAGGCGCTGCTTACCGATGAACCCACAATCCT